The sequence TCCAGATCTCCGGCGCCTCGTCGCCATAGGCGGCCTTGACCCACAAGAGCAGACCCAGCCCGGGGGTCGAGGACCGCGGGTCCTGAATAACGATCCTCTTGTCGCTGGCCGCCAGCGCCTTGAAATCCGCAGGCGCTGCGGCATCGGCGTTATGAACAAAGGCGAAGTAGCCCCAGTCATACGGCACAAATGTCGCGTCGTTCCAGTCTACCGGCATTGCATAGTCGGCGCTGACCGAATGCTCGGCAAACAGGCCGGTTTCCTTGGCCGCAGCGGTCAGGTTGGTGTCGAGACCCAGCACCACGTCGGCGTCGGAACGCGCGCCCTCCAGCTTGATCCGCGCCAGGAGCGCGGCACCGTCGCCTGCGCTTACCAGTTTCAGGTCGCAGCCGCAGACCTCTTCAAAGGCCTTCTCCACTGCCGGGCCGGGGCCCCAGTCGGAAACAAAGCTGTCATAAGTATAAACAGTGAGTTCGGGCGTTTCGGCAAAGGCTGCCGAGGCGCCAAGCAGTCCCGCTGCAAATGCAAGATGTTTCATGCCATCCTCCTTTGCGGCTTTGGGCAAGGGTGGAGGCTGTCCAGTACCTTCCCTCCGCCGGTGTGATCCGGTTCAGGTTCAACGGGTGTCATCTCAGCGCTCGCGCGCACCCCGAGGTGGCGCGGACATTAGGCCCCAGCCGCAGCAATGACAAGCCAAAGCCCCGCCAGGACCTAAGGCTTGGTGAAACTGGACCGCTGCCAGCACCGGCCCCTTGTTCATCTGGCTGAAAATATCCCGGGGGAGCCGCCCCAGGCGGCGGGGGCAGCGCCCCCTCTCGCCTTTGCCGCAGAGGAATCCGCTTGAGGCACAGCCCCCTGCCCGCTAAGCACGTCCCGCAAAGGAGACCGCGC is a genomic window of Leisingera caerulea DSM 24564 containing:
- the thiB gene encoding thiamine ABC transporter substrate binding subunit gives rise to the protein MKHLAFAAGLLGASAAFAETPELTVYTYDSFVSDWGPGPAVEKAFEEVCGCDLKLVSAGDGAALLARIKLEGARSDADVVLGLDTNLTAAAKETGLFAEHSVSADYAMPVDWNDATFVPYDWGYFAFVHNADAAAPADFKALAASDKRIVIQDPRSSTPGLGLLLWVKAAYGDEAPEIWKGLSDNVVTVTKGWSEAYGMFLEGEADMVLSYTTSPAYHLIAEEDGSKAAAAFDEGHYMQVEVAGKLANTDQPELADQFLAFMVSDAFQSVIPTTNWMYPAVTPAAGLPEGFETLIAPGKSLLLSEAEAAEVRDAALDEWLDALSQ